The Rhopalosiphum maidis isolate BTI-1 chromosome 4, ASM367621v3, whole genome shotgun sequence region TCCAACAAAGTTGCTTATAAAATGTCGAAAAACCTCACGATGGTCTTTAGTTATGCTACATTAATTGGTACCTATTGCAATTAAGAAAAACACATCATATCCAAAAATGTTCTACAGcgaactaaataatatataatatgtatatttatattgggtttatcaattatttttattcttcgaTTCAACGTAAATATGCAATATGGATCGTGAAGAAGTCTTACTCTCATCTACTTGTGTAGACTTTTAATGATTCCTAAAGTCCCGAGTCCCGACCTCTAGTCGTAATGATATTGCACGCGAGATCACCGATGAGTCAACGGTCTCAAAAATATCAGATCAGTGACACACTCACCTCTGATTTTCGTTGTTGGTGGTGTCCGACGAACTGTGCGAGGACAACGACAGTGTCTCGATGTAGTCGCTCATGTCCGACGTGTAGCTGCTCGTGCTCTGCGAGTCCAAAAACGGCACGACCGAGTTTCCATCCGCATGCACATTAAACCCTGCAACCGACGACGATAGTCACCATTAGCGATTGGTCAGacttggtaaaaaaataaaaaaaattatatgccgTCACATTCGGAGATAATTACTATATCATGTGTacctaatttgtaaatataatatatcgattaCCGTCTTCTAATTTTTGGAATTGTTAagtctatacaaataatagtataggaccaatactataagtatttatggataatattttcaattatttaaattatttaaaggtaCTATTTTAGGAGTACGCCATCAGCAGCGATACTAAcatcgttttttttatcaagttaactgaaacaacatttttttactagcACATTGACTAGCAGATACCTATTAAGTAAGTTTTAACAAGctggtattataaaaacaaattattagaattgtaTTCAGTCGATTTATGTggacaaaatatatcataatataatgttgtgaaagtataatatgatgaaatgATGAATTTAGGATTCCGAGAGGCTGGAAAATGAACTCCTGACAGTTGTGTAGCTATATAGCCTATGCATAACGCCGcgtgatttataattgaaacgtattaaaaaatatatcatatttataagattGGTATCGATAAAATCAACTCGACTGAGACGCAGAAAAGGAGAAGGTGAAATGAGTTACTATACGATTAtcgtttttaatcaatttgatAAGCGACTTACAAATCTCAAATCTtatgtgttttaaaatgtatcgtATATCgttttgtgattttaatattattctaattcaATTGACTTctgaaatagtttatattttgattttgttatctttcaacaataatatatatgtgtgtgatgtgccgtaatatttacataaaccaCACCTAACTCTTTATAAGAAAGGATTGACAAtgcaaaatttattatttcctacGTCAGTGTGAATTATTGAAACATATTACTTTTTTCCTTTGATGTTAGATGTGTCAAAACaaactatttacaaatttcaCGAAACGCGTTATTACCTTAAATCGTAATCCTATTCAGTATTAacttagaataaataatgcaaaatTCACTTTCACAAATAAGTTCTACAACAGAACGCACAACATCCAGATTGAAggaaaacgttttattttataattacgtaATAGTACtctaaactaattatttgaaaGCGGGTTTTGTAATTACTAGTTTCGCACAATCGATAATACTTCCGTTTCCAAAATTaacgtatagtataatatgttttttagagAATTAAATTGATTCTGAGAAAAGCGAAAATCTGGGAATAGTATACCGGTTTCCTACTATATCTTATATCGTTagttcaaaaactattaactctttaattttatatatataatacatttttcttggtctaactttttaagtttttacttcttttaatgatatcatgcgtttttaatatcatactccgaaacataaaatattattcgcagTATTTCtttatgtataaatcaaaattcggGCGAATAGTTAATTAGTTGAACAAGACGTATTTACGGTTTTGAAGAACAAAGTAGAGGACGAACATTTTGAAGTGGTACCCTTGTGCCATTCAACTCTGCTCATCTAAACATAACATACTCATCATAAGCCAAAAACCACTCGACcaaatttcgttttttttttctatattaaatcGAAGTACTCCGATAGTATTCTGCTGCGGAACAaagaattacaataataataacgtataaagCGCGTCGTAATCGAAAGAGAATGTATAacaaactacataatataacaacgaTAAAATTCACGTATCATACGAGACGGACGCGAAAACAAACTAACCTTTATCTTTTTTCAAGCACACGGGGACTTCGGCACCGGCCGACGACGATTTCATGGTGCCCGCGAACTTCTGGAACCTGAAGCTGAGCTCCTTGAGCCGGTCCGTAGACTTGGACCGCCTGGGCAGCGAACCGTGCACGCAACCGGCGATGGCCCCGCGGCCGCCGCACTCGACGGAACCGGCCGGGGCgccggtggcggcggcggcggcggccgtCGCCGCGGCCACGGTGCGCCTGTGCCGCATCGTCGACATGGCCGTGGTCAGCGGCAACTCGAACTCGGCAAAGTCGGCGCCGCGGTAACGCAGCGAACCGGTGGACACGCCCGAGTCGTTGGAGCTGGACGAGTCGCGGTTGTTCTTGCACGGCACGCTCGACGACCGGCGGATGTGCACCAGCGCGGTCTGTTGGTCGTCCGCGGCCACGCTGCCGTCCGACACGGTGGACGCGGTGGACGTGGCGCCCGTCGACGCGGCGCCCGCGGGACGTTTGGCGATCTGGCTGGTCACGCTCTCGGCCGACGACGTGTGGTCCGAACAACCGGCGCCCCTGCTCGACCTGTCCACGCCCGACGCCGGCCCGTCGTCATCGCACCTCGACGAGTCCGCCGAACTGGACCGCCTCCGGTGAGGGTCGGCCGCAGCCACTCCGCCGACGTTTTTCCAGTCGTTGCCGTTCGCCATGGCGGCCGCCGCCGATTTGTACTCGTTCAGGCTGGGTATGCTGGCTGACTTTTCGGCCAGGCCCCTGTTCATTATGTTCTTCAACATGTCCTGTTGCttgttgctgttgttgttgttgttgttgttgttgttgttgccgTTGCCGATGTTGCcgctgctgttgttgttgttattgttggcCGACGGACACATGGGCAGGTAACCGGGGAACAGGTTTCGCTTGGTTTCCACCATCCGACCGTTGACCGGTTCCATGGTCATGTAGTCACCCTTTTCGTCggcgccgccaccgccgccgccgccgccgccgccgccgccgccgccgccgccgccgccgccgccgccgacacaACGCTTCTGGTGACCGCACTTGTCGCACGCGTTGGACAGACCGGCCTTGGTCAACACGTTTTTGGCGTTTTCGTAGTAGCACAGCGATTCGCTAAACTCCAAGTTCATGTAGTTTTCCGTCGATTTCCGGCCGCTGTGGGCCGCCGCCGTtggctgctgctgctgtttaCCGCCGCCGTCGACGCCGACGGCTGGTTCCAAGTTCATGTAGTTGCTCGACGTCGGGGGGGGCGCGGGCAGCGGTGGTTCCGCGTGCTTCTTTTTCTTCGAAACGTCAACTGTCGCGTAAATCGCCCCGTTGTGTTGGCAATTGTTCTGCAAAAATGGCATCACTGCATTAAGTCGACAAAAACATACAATGTATACAGGTACATAACATAGTAACGTAACACAGCAGAGCCATACTAAACAGTCATAAGAATCAATCGATTactttgggatttttttttttttttttatgtgcacTAAATGCACTAATGTTCTGAAGTCTTTTGTACATacttagaaataatttattctaattgatacgtaaattttttaagtagcAATATTCTAGTAcgtagttaataatatgacgCAGTCGCTGTAATGGTAATTTGGTTATGTTTACCGTCAGTCGAGAGCAAAATGTTTTTCCAAagattacaaacaaaaaaaaatcaattaatgcGTAGAGCCGATATGTTAATCAgtggaattattatttttcaggtaggttgtgaatatttaaatggtgTATACCTAcgatcattataattaattgtttactaGAAAAAAAGTTTACGTTTTGCCGCCACGAATTGAAGGTAAACATCTAAGCACCGGTGTATCGACGATTTGTGTATACTTCAGTGTGCATTTCAATATAGTGACTTTGCGTAACGAGATTTTACCAAATGAGCCATAAAGCTGTAATGTCGTTAAATTTGTCTGGCACGTAAAGAAATAGTAATCACACACGTACGTTTAAatctgtgtttttttttttttttattattaaaatacgcgATTTTTTTGGATCTTTATAAGCGTATCGatagttttattatgataaaatattttattaaatttatattttatataatacatagaatctacatttttgtaaaaataaaaaaaaaaaatgctcgcACACCTCACACGAatagatataagtatataactgatataagtgttgaatactataaatataatgatgaatgatctaatttattattcagcgTGTTGACTTACGGTAAAATTTGATAGCTGATTGTCGGTTTGCTGATTACTTCGTCTACAGCGAGGAGGCATCGTCATCCAATTATTATGAGACCAACAATTCATGGCTCTTTGACAAGGGCAAATTCCTGTGCATTGCTGACTATCTGTTTGTTTTGGCGTGCTGACACTAAAAATGGCAAAACGGTGGAATATAAGTCAAATTTTCACTCGTATAGACGATTTGGAATTCAAGGGCATatattaactgttatttaGATAGTTGTATAAAACTCATGACTACCTACACCAATAAcggcattatttatatttaattaaaaatatctgaaaTTCGTAAACACCgatttattataccattatttaataagtagtttaatatataatatatatatacccctaaaaaaaaaatttacatgtttatatttcataataaaatcaagAATCGTCGATGTATtacgaaaaattaatataaattacttggATTTTTTATGAACAGCCACGGGCGACGGAGGAGTATCGTAATTGCCGTAGGGGTTAATTTCCAACGAGGATTTGATGTTCCGTGGCGTGTCGTAATATTCATCTTGTATAGACGTGTACGGTTTATTCggctgtaaaaataaatgcattacgATCAAAACCTGACAAACAATACAGAACAAATGCAGATAGATTGCTATGTGTTTCGTTTgacagaaaatttaaaataaaaatgtatcggTCGacgtaaaaatgtcaaaaacaaacattacTTTTAATACTTAGTGACTTGTTcgtacaagttttttttaccgtttcagatttatttatttttaaactatcttGTTCGACCAAGTTATCGTTCATagaataacattttcttttaaacattttataaatatattttatgtgatttatattttatcaaaaacctaCTTTTGTGTTTGTGCACATAATCTTAGGAGTATCGTAGTTATTTAGGTAGGATTGTCTAGGTTTGTCCGAAGCAGTGCATCGGCACACACACATCGTATCTTGTTGCGGTAGAGGCATCGGAGCCTTTTTCACTGGCGTACTCGTTTCCGGTTTCAGGTGTACTGGTTTCGGTGGTCTGTTCGGCGCACACGCTTCAGATTGActgaaatttgataataaattaatttcgtgATTATTATTCGTGGTGAACTGGCGAACGGATGTCGGTTTAAAATAGGAGCGTAacgataatagttatttaaataattcaaatgatTATCGATTAgtacaattattaagtaactagcaatgttaaaatatattgcggttacataatatatatgtataatatgtgtatgtgttgttacatattatgtacaccaacaattcattatattgtatataatatgttcttgattattatttatttaaagaaattgattttaaatccaTGTATttacacacatatttatattaaatttatggttattgaacattcataaacgtataaaatattttaatttagtgtaACTATTAGTTATAAGTTTGCATTATGCGAGtatgaaaaattgtataagacattgttttaaacaaaataaattgtttgagtCTTAAACGGTATTataatggcttataaaatatatataagccataagtttataaataattaatataaattaattattattaatttttgtattaattaatcgttaattattatttttggtcaGAGGTATTTCACCAttagatgaaattaaaaaaaatattacaagtcacaatttacaaaattacaattaaaaggactaaaaaaaaaatatttgaaacatacattttaatactttaaacaatttaccaaacgtttaaaacaaatgttaggaataaaatatgttaaaatcaagttgtttacataatatcataacaaccTTGGACTTATCGCAcgatttttgtatgtataaaacaaaaaggttattaatgtactataatatatatccgtactacattatattattatgtaggaaccaatttaaattataacgccTATGGTTTAAACTTGTATGCACTTACATTTTGTTCACTTTGTCAGTCATGGAGGCGCATACTTTTCTAGGTACAGAATACTCGGTACCACACACAGAGCTACATCCGGCGCTTCCGCCACTACTGCTACTCTGCGATGACATATATCCGCAACACTGATGTCCATTATTCATTTCTGGTATGTAATTCactgaataaaacaaataaaaattataatagattttagattGGGAGCCTAAAGAACTTCCGCTTAGTCGTCAATAGGGTCTTGTATCGGTATGtcacaatatatatgtgtatagtaggtacataatacatatacgtatataactatataaataaatgactacagtgtttttaaaatcgataaaaGTATGGAAACGTCTtacttttactatttattgttaagtaAAACAATACTTCGATCTAAAAGGACGCGATTGTATTGTTTCTAATCACGAAATATTCAGGTCAATCGGAATGAATGTTTTCCCTGTctgttaaatttacaattcaaTCATTTTGTTCATCAAAatgtacttacataataatattgtattgtaaattacgTCTTTATTTTGGACGGTTACGcgtatgtgtattatacttaGTAAATTCAAATCTAGAAGCGGCATCTCAGATTATTTCTTTGCACGGtaaaaggtaaaataatatttaaacggaCAATAATGAAGTTTAAGGCGaatgattttattgttatcggTGGGCTGTATCATCAtggatatataattattgtattacgttcattacaaatttaattggaCACTATCAAACGATCGACACAATAAtgcgtttaatattttatcgagttaaattttatgaataagtaagttattttgtaataaattatttttttagttcagtatttatttttgtgtcaaaTGAATTCATAGAACAATAATGAAAGTCTtagtatctaaaataaaaagcatGTGGATACATATATGGCTTATACCCTACTATTATAGCATGTATAGGTTATAAGAACAGAATCGCGTGTTGGACTCTACGACgttgttacaaaatatattataagagggAGGAACATCTAAATTGTCAGGAAGAATGTAGCAAATGTGTTGAAACATTGCCAAAAAGGTTACAAATTCAGAAAAGCTCAAAGGTACACTTAGGTAACACACGGATACGTATTTGGCCTTGTATTACTCTTTACatgccataataatatgtttgatacCTTTATTCGAATATCGCAATCCTTCTATTCTACGTACGTATATATggtatacgtttttattttgcaatctTGACTTAagtgttgtataattaaatagtatagttGTTAACCATGTTTTAATAACGGACTGATTATCAAGTATAGTAAGGGATATGCACTTGATATTAAAGTGGGCCTGAGTTGTTATttgcttttaataaataataacatcaacgctattgtttgttatattaaatttatttttggtctTAGAATattcaatcattattatttaaaattatatgaacatttttttccctGTTATTTGctcatgtatataatgtaaatacatagatacctactaaaaaatgaattagtgATATGCTTCCAgagattaaaactataatatgtgtagTGTTTTTCATAAGctgtttataatttcataatttattattcagtttatacatatttaatgtgataattaaaattttttttatagctatacttaacaatattattgtttaagagAACGTCACACCTGTTGTATGAGTCGTTCCGtctcacataatataatatacaacatagcaaatttacgtTCAGCAGAatctattttatgttgttagctttaatattggagtaaatttatttattatcaaatttagagGCAAGAATATTACCTAGTCCATAGGCTTTTATTGATGtagtaatatgttttatttacaccaaatgttttagttataaagtattgatttagtagtacctatattaagttgtatagatatttaagtATGAATAAACTTACGCGATGATACATTGTTATCCATTGTCCACGCTGGATTAAAGCCTATGCTTCCAGGGGTATTAGCCATGGTCGAAGAACGAGATAAAGCTCCAAGTTTACTAATACAGCTGGCACATCGTTCTAAAGCTGTTTCTGGAGTCCACGTGCATtcctattgttttaaattaaatataatctatattatactattatatttccaaaaataaaatctaagttTCAGCATTTGTAACTAGTTGACCATGTACCGAATAAAtcgttgaatattttaaagataaatttaaataacgccACGATGAAAtactatttcaaaaactatttttatatattaagttatacgtatatataattaataattatattataatataaatatattatatattatatatataataatattataaatatattcatatattatagtttataattcaaaacatatCGTACTACgctataaattttagttttttttttatacctatataaaatatatatattttttaattttccattgtaaaattatgtgtattgtCATCAGAAATTAGAAACAATAAGTTCGTTGCtcctaaatacaaatattctgcttattatacttaacataATATCGTTTAATACACATCATACATTtgggtttattatattattttgaatgttattattataatagttcacCTGTAAGTTTTGATCTTGAAAATCTCCAACAGACGCTGTGTCTCCAAAGTCCGAATTATCTAGTCGACTTTCGTTAGATGGCCAACACATGTTGTCTTCACTACTTCTGTCATGAGAATGTTGATTGAACGAATTTTGATCAGCACCGTACTCGGAAGCTCTAGAATCTAAGCGAGATAAGAGACCTCTCCTGGACGGACTTTCTAAAACTGTATTATAGGTGTTATATTctgttgttaaataatattaggatttttgtttttacctgACATATTTCTAGAAAGCAATCTTTTCCTGGTAGCCAATTTGCCTTCTGCCGCTAAGTTCATGCATCTAGTTATATCATCTCCTTGGTCGGTAAAACACACAAATAAGCCCTCTCCTTTGCCACATCTCGAACCACCCTCGTAGCAAAACCGATTTTCAATAACTCCATATTTTCTGTGAGAATGTATGTGGttcgttattaaaattgaaatacgaTGAGTCACACTGCATATtgacaaaatcaaaatatacctCAAGTGTCGGAGTTCCCAAACACCAGCTAATCTTGGTGGCACTCCGGTTGTCATCGAGAATCTCAAGTCTTGTATGTGCAACCTGGCAGGTCCTGCAGATATTTTCGACTTAGGAGGACAGGATGATATTTGAATCAAAAATTGTTGGTCTGCAAATgccaatattaaaatgactGTTATAGACAAATTTCCATTTCATGTTCAATAAACTAACAATATTGTAAGAGCACGTCTTTCGTATTTCTATGtgaagtgtattttttttttatatacacacattattaGGTGCggtaaaccatttttttacatcatcTTCATACTTCTGTCTACTTTCCTTTTATTTTGGGTCATTTCCTTTATCCACGTCTCCTTTTTTTCTTACTTGTTATCTTTACAGTTGCTTGCACAATAAACCTCTTTAAATTCtctatgcattattattattatttgcagaCTGTGTACAACCTTCGTTACTCAGAACATTTCCAACTCGCGTTATCTCTACATTATGCATCCTTATggtgaaaaaaacaataagaaaGCATGTCTTATATCATTGAAACATCcaacaatagttattaatttgttcagataagtctataatatatttttagttataatttataattaaaaaatgtgagtaattttttaaagtatttaactaaaaagttTTAAGAATGTCTTGAAGGAGATAAAACAATatccattaattttattttaatataaaaagctcgttttaatgtaaatttaatagcttaatgttataaacattttctcaCCGTCTCCCAAGTTCGAAGATATCTTAACTTGCCACTGGATCAGTCTCTCTCGGGTATCGAACGCTAGTACAACAGTGACGTCTTGGCAAATAATAGCTATCGTGTTGGATTCTTTGTCCAGCGTAAATCCTGAGAATGAAatttcgattataatatttttgtttgtattaaattgtttaaaaaaatatctcacCAGACTCTACTCCTAAGAAGTGTTGCAGAGACAATGAAGCCTTCGTCTGGCCGTGTTTGTATCGGTCTTTACTGTCCCTGTATAGTTGCAAATGTAGGCAgtctgaaaatatataaattaaaattttaaactccaCCAGTTCATCAtgtgtgatatatatatatagtatatatgtgaaatgttttaattttgttttaaatatcattgtttAGTATTTGTTAGACCATCGGATATCATTTATTGATCTATCTATCAtcggaaaatataattgttgttgttttttttttttaaagtaggtgtgaactaaataattttaattgtattttaaataaaacacatcaacataactataataattccgAAATAATAGCATca contains the following coding sequences:
- the LOC113555556 gene encoding uncharacterized protein LOC113555556 isoform X2 produces the protein MTDSSYNSPARSYGSPARSLKMLDRVYGSPARSYCGDHSSATESEGEETLELLTEIPSSPDQTILDGWLKFRDNKKWRHRWGVMTKLSPAADCLHLQLYRDSKDRYKHGQTKASLSLQHFLGVESGFTLDKESNTIAIICQDVTVVLAFDTRERLIQWQVKISSNLGDDQQFLIQISSCPPKSKISAGPARLHIQDLRFSMTTGVPPRLAGVWELRHLRKYGVIENRFCYEGGSRCGKGEGLFVCFTDQGDDITRCMNLAAEGKLATRKRLLSRNMSVLESPSRRGLLSRLDSRASEYGADQNSFNQHSHDRSSEDNMCWPSNESRLDNSDFGDTASVGDFQDQNLQECTWTPETALERCASCISKLGALSRSSTMANTPGSIGFNPAWTMDNNVSSLNYIPEMNNGHQCCGYMSSQSSSSGGSAGCSSVCGTEYSVPRKVCASMTDKVNKIQSEACAPNRPPKPVHLKPETSTPVKKAPMPLPQQDTMCVCRCTASDKPRQSYLNNYDTPKIMCTNTKPNKPYTSIQDEYYDTPRNIKSSLEINPYGNYDTPPSPVAVHKKSNVSTPKQTDSQQCTGICPCQRAMNCWSHNNWMTMPPRCRRSNQQTDNQLSNFTNNCQHNGAIYATVDVSKKKKHAEPPLPAPPPTSSNYMNLEPAVGVDGGGKQQQQPTAAAHSGRKSTENYMNLEFSESLCYYENAKNVLTKAGLSNACDKCGHQKRCVGGGGGGGGGADEKGDYMTMEPVNGRMVETKRNLFPGYLPMCPSANNNNNNSSGNIGNGNNNNNNNNNNSNKQQDMLKNIMNRGLAEKSASIPSLNEYKSAAAAMANGNDWKNVGGVAAADPHRRRSSSADSSRCDDDGPASGVDRSSRGAGCSDHTSSAESVTSQIAKRPAGAASTGATSTASTVSDGSVAADDQQTALVHIRRSSSVPCKNNRDSSSSNDSGVSTGSLRYRGADFAEFELPLTTAMSTMRHRRTVAAATAAAAAATGAPAGSVECGGRGAIAGCVHGSLPRRSKSTDRLKELSFRFQKFAGTMKSSSAGAEVPVCLKKDKGFNVHADGNSVVPFLDSQSTSSYTSDMSDYIETLSLSSHSSSDTTNNENQRCGRPAKTTLKPRSGKEYHQIGFFLDGDLKVKSDIPPVPEKTETPSPRYATAQESKVV